A stretch of Mustela nigripes isolate SB6536 chromosome 6, MUSNIG.SB6536, whole genome shotgun sequence DNA encodes these proteins:
- the DYRK2 gene encoding dual specificity tyrosine-phosphorylation-regulated kinase 2 produces the protein MLTRKPSAAAPAAYPTGRGGDSAVRQLQASPGLGAGAPRSGVGTGPPSPIALPPLRASNAAAAAHTIGGSKHTMNDHLHISSHGHGQIQVQQLFEDNSNKRTVLTTQPNGLTTVGKAGLPVVPERQLESVHRRQGSATSLKSMEGLGKAKATPLTPEQAMKQYMQKLTTFEHHEIFSYPEIYFLGPNAKKRQGMTGGPNNGGYDDDQGSYVQVPHDHVAYRYEVLKVIGKGSFGQVVKAYDHKVHQHVALKMVRNEKRFHRQAAEEIRILEHLRKQDKDNTMNVIHMLENFTFRNHICMTFELLSMNLYELIKKNKFQGFSLPLVRKFAHSILQCLDALHKNRIIHCDLKPENILLKQQGRSGIKVIDFGSSCYEHQRVYTYIQSRFYRAPEVILGARYGMPIDMWSLGCILAELLTGYPLLPGEDEGDQLACMIELLGMPSQKLLDASKRAKNFVSSKGYPRYCTVTTLSDGSVVLNGGRSRRGKLRGPPESREWGNALKGCDDPLFLDFLKQCLEWDPAVRMTPGQALRHPWLRRRLPKPPTGEKTSVKRITESTGAITSISKLPPPSSSASKLRTNLAQMTDANGNIQQRTVLPKLVS, from the exons ATGTTAACCAGGAAACCTTCGGCCGCCGCTCCCGCCGCCTACCCGACCG GCCGAGGAGGGGACAGCGCCGTTCGTCAGCTTCAGGCTTCCCCGGGGCTCGGTGCGGGGGCTCCCCGGAGCGGAGTGGGGACCGGCCCGCCCTCCCCGATCGCCCTGCCGCCTCTCCGGGCCAGCAACGCTGCCGCCGCAGCGCACACG ATCGGCGGCAGTAAGCACACAATGAATGATCACTTACACATCAGCAGCCACGGCCACGGCCAGATCCAGGTTCAGCAGCTGTTCGAGGACAACAGTAACAAGCGGACAGTGCTCACGACACAGCCCAATGGGCTCACCACGGTGGGGAAGGCGGGCTTGCCGGTGGTGCCCGAGCGGCAGCTGGAGAGTGTCCACAGACGGCAGGGCAGCGCCACATCTCTGAAGTCTATGGAAGGCCTGGGGAAGGCGAAGGCCACCCCTCTGACCCCTGAACAAGCAATGAAGCAATACATGCAAAAGCTGACCACCTTCGAGCACCATGAGATTTTCAGCTACCCCGAGATCTATTTCTTGGGTCCAAATGCAAAGAAGCGCCAGGGCATGACCGGTGGGCCCAACAATGGAGGCTATGACGACGACCAGGGATCCTATGTGCAGGTGCCCCATGACCACGTGGCTTACAGGTACGAGGTCCTCAAGGTCATCGGAAAGGGAAGCTTCGGGCAGGTGGTCAAGGCCTACGACCACAAAGTCCACCAGCACGTGGCCCTGAAGATGGTGCGGAACGAGAAGCGGTTCCACCGGCAGGCGGCGGAGGAGATCCGAATCCTAGAGCACCTGCGGAAGCAGGACAAGGACAACACCATGAACGTCATCCACATGCTGGAGAACTTCACCTTCCGGAACCATATCTGCATGACGTTCGAGCTGCTGAGCATGAACCTTTACGAGCTCATCAAGAAGAATAAGTTCCAGGGCTTCAGCCTGCCTCTGGTTCGCAAGTTTGCCCACTCGATTCTACAGTGCTTGGATGCTTTGCACAAGAACAGAATCATTCACTGTGACCTTAAGCCCGAGAACATTTTGTTAAAACAGCAGGGTAGAAGCGGGATTAAAGTGATCGATTTCGGCTCCAGTTGTTACGAGCATCAGCGTGTCTACACGTACATTCAGTCCCGTTTTTACCGGGCTCCGGAAGTGATCCTCGGCGCCAGATACGGCATGCCCATCGACATGTGGAGCCTGGGTTGCATTCTAGCAGAGCTCCTGACTGGTTACCCACTCTTGCCTGGGGAAGATGAAGGGGACCAGCTGGCTTGTATGATTGAACTCTTGGGCATGCCCTCTCAGAAACTGCTGGATGCGTCCAAACGAGCCAAAAATTTTGTGAGCTCCAAGGGTTATCCCCGTTACTGCACTGTCACGACTCTCTCAGACGGCTCTGTGGTTCTCAATGGAGGCCGTTCCCGGCGGGGGAAACTGAGGGGCCCACCCGagagcagagagtgggggaatgCACTGAAGGGGTGTGACGATCCCCTTTTCCTTGACTTCTTAAAACAGTGTTTAGAATGGGATCCTGCGGTTCGCATGACCCCTGGCCAGGCTTTACGGCACCCCTGGCTGAGGAGGCGGTTGCCAAAGCCTCCGACGGGGGAGAAGACATCCGTGAAAAGGATAACCGAGAGCACTGGTGCTATCACATCCATTTCCAAGTTACCTCCACCTTCCAGCTCAGCTTCCAAACTGAGGACTAATTTGGCACAGATGACGGATGCCAATGGGAATATTCAGCAGAGGACAGTGTTGCCAAAACTTGTTAGCTGA